TTTCATCACGGCCTTCAAGGCCATAAAAAGAAACAGGCGTCACATCCAGGCGGCCATCAGCTATTCCCTCACGGAGAGGAGGCTTGGCGGGCCCATCTACAATATCCCTTACTATGTGAACAAGGCGAAGATCCTTGCGGACATGGGCGCCGACAGCATATGCATCAAGGACATGGCGGGAATCCTGTCACCTTATGATGCCTATGATCTCGTCTCGGCCCTCAAAGCTGAAATGGAGCTTCCAATCCAGCTTCATACCCATTACACGAGCGGGATGGCTTCGATGACGCTTCTCAAGGCCATTGAGGCCGGCGTTGATATAGTCGATACATGCCTGGCACCTTTCGCGCTCAGGTCCTCCCAGCCGGCCATAGAGCCCATTGTGGCTTCGCTTCTGAACACCTCCCGCGATACAGGTCTTGATCTGGAGCGCCTCTTCAGGATAGGGGAGAAGCTTGAGACGATTGCCCCGAAATACCGTCAGTACCTCGACACCTCAAGGATGGCCGTGATTGATACGGCGGTGCTCATGCACCAGATACCGGGCGGGATGACCACCAATCTGGTGTCGCAGCTGAAAGAGGCAAATGCCCTGGATAAGCTGAGGGATGTCTTCGAGGAGCTCCCCAGGACCAGGAAGGACCTGGGCTACCCGCCCCTGGTGACGCCCACCAGCCAGATTGTGGGCATACAGTCGGTGCAGAACGTGCTTTTTGGCAGGTACAAGATAATCTCCACCCAGGTGAAGGACTACGTGTACGGCCTTTACGGCAAGCCCCCGGCGCCTATTGACCCCGAGGTGCAGAGAAAAGTGCTTGCAGGCTATGACAAGGGAGAAACTCCGATCACATGCAGGGCTGCCGACATCATAGAACCTGAGCTTGAAAAGGCCAAGAAGGCCACCAAGGGCCTTGCAAAGGACATGAAGGATGTCCTGACCTATGCCCTCTATCCCATCACCGGCATGAAGTTCCTTAAATGGAAGTATGGTCTTGAAGAGCCCCCGCCCGAGGTGAAGCCCCTGACGATTGATGAAGTGAAAAAACAGAATGAGCTTGTCGAGAAGGCGCTCAAGGGTCTCCTTGTCGAGAAGCCGGACAAGGATGCCCCTGACAAGGGCCCCGGGCTTCGGACCTTCAATGTCTTCGTCGATGAAGACCATTACAAGGTCGAGGTTGAAGAAGTAGGAGGGATCCCGAGCGTGACCTCGGTGAGCAGGATGGCGCCGCCCCCCGAGCCTGTTGTTGAAAAACCGAAGCCGGCCCCCGCGCCGAAGCCCGCCGCACCGGCGCCAAAGGCGAAGAAGACTCCGGGAGTGGAGCTGAAGGAGGGCGAGACGGCTGTTCAGTCGCCCATGCCGGGCCTCCTGATAAAATATGAGAAGAAGGTGGGCGATGAGGTCCACGAGGAGGAGAACGTGGTGACCATCGAGGCAATGAAGATGCAGATGGCTATCACCGCCCCTGTCTCCGGGGTGATACGGGCGATCAACTTCAAGTCCGGTGACTCCGTCGAGAAAAATGCAGTCCTTGCGGTTATTGGCTAGAGAATCATGATTGGAGCAAGACTATGAGCATGGAAGAAAAGCTGAAACAACTTGAGAGGATGAACCTTGAGGCCGAGGAGGGCGGCGGCGCCGACAGGATAGAGAAGCAGCACAAGAGCCGCAAGCTCACGGCCCGGGAGCGGATCCTGGAGCTTCTGGATGAAGACACTTTCATGGAGATAGACAAGTTCGTGGTCCATCAATGCCAGAACTACGAGATAGAAAAGGTCCTCGGAGACGGCGTCGTAACGGGCTACGGCAAGATAAATGACAGGCTTGTCTATGTCTATGCGCAGGATTTCACCGTCATGGGAGGCTCTCTCAGCGGGGCTCACAGCAGGAAGATATGCAAGATCATGGATCTTGCCACGAAAAACGGGGCACCCGTAATAGGACTCAATGATTCAGGCGGCGCCAGGATCCAGGAGGGTGTCGCAAGCCTTGCCGGCTACGGCGAGATTTTTAACCGCAATGTCCTTGCCTCCGGTGTGGTTCCGCAGATATCGGTAATCATGGGACCCTGCGCCGGCGGCGCGGTCTATTCTCCCGCCATCACCGACTTCATCATCATGGTAAAAGACACGAGCTACATGTTTATCACGGGGCCTGAAGTAATCAAAGCCGTCATGGGCGAAGAGGTGACCCAGGAGCAGCTTGGAGGCGCCATGACTCACAACGCCGTGAGCGGCGTGGCGCACTTCGCCTCCCATAACGATGAGGATGCCCTCATGCTTGTAAGGGAGCTTCTCAAGTTCATTCCCCAGAATAACCTGGAGGACCCTCCGCCGGCGCTCTGCAAGGACAATCCCAACAGGATAGAGCCGGTGCTGCGGACTGTCATCCCCGATGATCCCACAAAGCCTTACGACATGCTCCAGATAATCAATGCCGTCGTGGATGACCACTATTTCCTGGAAGTCCACCCTTCTTTTGCCAGGAACATCATTGTCGGCTTCGCGCGCCTTGCCGGGTACTCGGTGGGCATCGTGGCGAGCCAGCCCGCCGTGCTTGCGGGCTGCCTCGATATCAAGGCGTCGCTGAAGGCAGCCCGCTTCGTCAGGTTCTGCGACTCTTTCAATATTCCCCTCATCTCCTTTGTTGACGTCCCCGGCTTCCTGCCCGGAACGGAGCAGGAGCTCGCCGGCATCATCACCCATGGCGCAAAGCTTCTCTATGCCTTTGCCGAAGCCACTGTCCCCAAGGTCACCGTAATCACGAGGAAAGCTTACGGCGGGGCCTATATCGTGATGGCAAGCAAGCACATAAGGTCTGATATCAATTTCGCCTATCCCACGGGCGAGATTGCGGTGATGGGATCAGAGGGCGCGGTGAAAATTATCTTCCGCAAGCAGATCAAGGAATCGAGCGATCCCTGGAAGACACAGGTTGAGCTTGTGGACGATTACAAGGACAAGTTCGCGAATCCTTACCGTGCCGCGGAGCTTGGCTATATCGACGAGGTGATTGACCCCCAGCACACGAGGCCCAAGCTCATCATCGCCCTCGACAGCCTCAGAAACAAGAGAGAGCAGATGCCCCCGAAAAAGCACGGGAATATCCCTCTCTAAATGGCTTTCCCCTCCTGGAAGAAGACGGGCAGGCCTGTAAGCCGGGTTCTGTCTGCGCCTTGACGGCGCAGGATGGCCATTTATCTTGGATGCATGTTGCCATGCACCTCGTGCGGCCTAACCCGGGGACACCTGGCGGGCAGCCAGGAGACTGCCGCTTTCGCCGCAGCCACTCCCCCTATTTGGCCTTGCACCGGATGGGGTTTACCTAGCCAGGATGTCACCACCCTGCTGGTGAGCTCTTACCTCGCCGTTGCACCCTTGCCTCCGTGAAGCACGGAGGCGGTCTCCATTTCTGTGGCACTTTCCTGAGAGTTGCCTCTCCTGGGCGTTACCCAGCATCCTGCCCTTCGGAGCCCGGACTTTCCTCAGGAGGCTTTAAGCCTCCCGCGGCCATCCGGCCTGCTCGCCTTCTCCTCTCATGATAGCAGAAAAGGGGCGCCGGATCAATGGACGGCCGAAGGCTGAAAGGGAGGCGGATCTTGTGGAGCGCGGTGATTTCTGCTATACTCCAGAACATACCGTTGTAGTGATACTGAATTTCAGAATGATGCACAAA
The Candidatus Eremiobacterota bacterium genome window above contains:
- a CDS encoding pyruvate carboxylase subunit B; the protein is MSTKNSKGNVSEKPVLISDTTLRDSHQSSFATRMRIEDMLEVAKEMNRVGFYSMEVWGGATFDVATRFLNEDPWERCKTLRKHMPDVKLTMLLRGQNLVGYRHYADDVAEAFIDEAADVGVDIFRVFDALNDERNFITAFKAIKRNRRHIQAAISYSLTERRLGGPIYNIPYYVNKAKILADMGADSICIKDMAGILSPYDAYDLVSALKAEMELPIQLHTHYTSGMASMTLLKAIEAGVDIVDTCLAPFALRSSQPAIEPIVASLLNTSRDTGLDLERLFRIGEKLETIAPKYRQYLDTSRMAVIDTAVLMHQIPGGMTTNLVSQLKEANALDKLRDVFEELPRTRKDLGYPPLVTPTSQIVGIQSVQNVLFGRYKIISTQVKDYVYGLYGKPPAPIDPEVQRKVLAGYDKGETPITCRAADIIEPELEKAKKATKGLAKDMKDVLTYALYPITGMKFLKWKYGLEEPPPEVKPLTIDEVKKQNELVEKALKGLLVEKPDKDAPDKGPGLRTFNVFVDEDHYKVEVEEVGGIPSVTSVSRMAPPPEPVVEKPKPAPAPKPAAPAPKAKKTPGVELKEGETAVQSPMPGLLIKYEKKVGDEVHEEENVVTIEAMKMQMAITAPVSGVIRAINFKSGDSVEKNAVLAVIG
- a CDS encoding acyl-CoA carboxylase subunit beta, whose protein sequence is MEEKLKQLERMNLEAEEGGGADRIEKQHKSRKLTARERILELLDEDTFMEIDKFVVHQCQNYEIEKVLGDGVVTGYGKINDRLVYVYAQDFTVMGGSLSGAHSRKICKIMDLATKNGAPVIGLNDSGGARIQEGVASLAGYGEIFNRNVLASGVVPQISVIMGPCAGGAVYSPAITDFIIMVKDTSYMFITGPEVIKAVMGEEVTQEQLGGAMTHNAVSGVAHFASHNDEDALMLVRELLKFIPQNNLEDPPPALCKDNPNRIEPVLRTVIPDDPTKPYDMLQIINAVVDDHYFLEVHPSFARNIIVGFARLAGYSVGIVASQPAVLAGCLDIKASLKAARFVRFCDSFNIPLISFVDVPGFLPGTEQELAGIITHGAKLLYAFAEATVPKVTVITRKAYGGAYIVMASKHIRSDINFAYPTGEIAVMGSEGAVKIIFRKQIKESSDPWKTQVELVDDYKDKFANPYRAAELGYIDEVIDPQHTRPKLIIALDSLRNKREQMPPKKHGNIPL